One genomic region from Fusobacterium sp. JB019 encodes:
- a CDS encoding response regulator, which translates to MGLNIRNRKLFYSFVTILFLMFFKINHAQEINIGYLDFNNFVVYDEDGFRSGYVGELFNNLEKSSKTHYNLTYGTWRELEKKLDNKELDIILAGRKDKKRLEKYEYSNLDIGVSKGIIYSLPDSDYFYDDFSKYENKTIGYYCPSLVADFREYLKEKKINCKEKQYFSKNELRKALDNKEVDLIIIEYMRYDNELKKVGEFSTRPLFAISLKDSSAMENFNKDYEKLFMKKYNIRSYLYEKYYKSNVKNKFVLTRKEYEYLNKLDKITVAVRDMKPLNWKDKITGKPTGVYINALREIGNMLKIDIEFILINKDMDKNEILEKYDYFLDSIKELSKDKEDFFTEDSIFKINYVYIKDRNNNIDFVKNLNVGMLNSNKEISKAIKKKNKNYKIFYFEDAKNMADAVVSGSIDKALINEMKIPYLFKDLKYKDLTTIYLEDIYGNLKLVSKNNNHLLQSSINKVINYLGQDKIYRVALSNLDVNDNSSVISNFFEIYGLKVGIIILIIVLWLLILYILQRNRIYKKLSEAKQEAEYANKAKSNFLASMSHDMKTPISSIMGMSDFGLEECKGKECKSYFKQIKESSRYLLTLLNDILDLQNIENDKINLELKNVNLKKIIEDVGKVAEYKIKEKEIEFQIKNYNENHFIKVDEKRLKQIIINVLSNAIKYTHFQGTIRWRNSLEIKKNGNYIYTCIIEDNGIGISEEFQKNMMYKSFTQEYNKLLNNKGGTGLGLSITKKILDNINGTIECISEINKGTKFIITIPFERANKSEALKLKEESEKIETSLKNKKILICEDIEINRLILTKILNSLGIIVEEAEDGKIAVEKAKKNKYDGILMDIRMPVMDGLEAARKIREFNTEIPIIAISANVSEEDIIKSLDSGMDGHLGKPIEKNKLKNILKKYLK; encoded by the coding sequence ATGGGACTAAATATTAGAAATAGAAAATTATTTTATAGTTTTGTTACTATCCTTTTTTTGATGTTTTTTAAAATAAATCATGCTCAGGAAATAAATATAGGCTATTTAGATTTTAATAATTTTGTAGTTTATGATGAAGATGGTTTTAGGTCAGGTTATGTAGGAGAACTTTTTAATAATTTAGAAAAATCATCAAAAACACATTACAATTTAACCTATGGAACATGGAGAGAATTAGAAAAAAAACTAGATAATAAAGAATTAGATATTATTTTAGCAGGAAGGAAAGACAAGAAAAGATTAGAAAAATATGAATACTCTAATTTAGATATAGGAGTATCCAAGGGTATAATATATAGCTTACCAGATTCAGATTATTTCTATGATGATTTTTCAAAATATGAAAATAAGACTATAGGATACTATTGTCCTTCTTTAGTTGCTGATTTTAGAGAATATTTAAAAGAAAAGAAAATTAACTGTAAAGAAAAACAGTATTTTAGTAAAAATGAATTAAGAAAAGCTTTAGATAATAAAGAAGTAGACTTAATAATTATAGAATATATGAGATATGATAATGAATTAAAAAAAGTGGGAGAGTTTTCAACAAGACCTTTATTTGCAATTTCTTTAAAGGATTCAAGTGCTATGGAAAATTTCAATAAAGATTATGAGAAATTATTTATGAAAAAATATAATATCAGATCATATCTTTATGAAAAATATTATAAATCAAATGTTAAAAATAAATTTGTATTAACAAGAAAAGAATATGAATATTTAAATAAACTAGATAAGATAACAGTTGCAGTAAGAGATATGAAGCCTTTAAATTGGAAAGATAAAATAACAGGGAAGCCTACAGGGGTTTATATAAATGCTTTAAGAGAAATAGGAAATATGCTTAAAATTGATATTGAATTCATATTGATAAATAAAGATATGGATAAAAATGAAATACTTGAAAAATATGATTATTTTTTAGATTCTATTAAAGAATTATCTAAAGATAAGGAAGATTTTTTTACTGAAGATAGTATTTTTAAAATTAATTATGTTTATATAAAGGATAGAAATAATAATATTGATTTTGTAAAAAATCTTAATGTAGGAATGTTAAATAGTAATAAAGAAATTAGTAAAGCGATAAAGAAAAAAAATAAAAATTATAAAATTTTTTATTTTGAAGATGCTAAAAATATGGCAGATGCAGTTGTAAGTGGTTCTATAGATAAAGCTTTAATTAATGAAATGAAAATTCCTTATTTATTTAAAGATTTAAAATATAAAGATCTAACGACTATTTATTTAGAAGATATTTATGGGAATTTAAAATTAGTTAGTAAAAATAATAATCATTTACTACAAAGTTCTATAAATAAAGTTATAAATTATTTAGGACAAGATAAAATATATAGGGTTGCTTTATCTAATTTAGATGTAAATGATAATAGTTCAGTTATAAGTAACTTCTTTGAAATTTATGGATTAAAAGTAGGAATAATTATTTTAATAATAGTTTTATGGTTATTAATTTTATATATTTTACAAAGAAATAGAATCTATAAAAAATTAAGTGAAGCTAAACAAGAGGCAGAATATGCAAATAAAGCTAAATCTAATTTTCTAGCTAGTATGTCCCATGATATGAAGACTCCAATAAGTTCAATAATGGGAATGTCAGATTTTGGATTAGAAGAATGTAAGGGAAAGGAATGTAAATCTTATTTTAAACAAATAAAAGAAAGTTCTCGTTATTTATTAACATTATTAAATGATATTTTAGATTTACAAAATATTGAAAATGATAAAATTAATTTAGAATTAAAAAATGTTAATTTGAAAAAAATAATAGAAGATGTTGGAAAAGTTGCAGAATATAAGATTAAAGAGAAGGAAATAGAATTTCAAATTAAAAACTATAATGAAAATCATTTTATAAAAGTAGATGAAAAAAGATTAAAACAGATTATAATAAATGTTTTGAGTAATGCCATAAAGTATACACATTTTCAAGGAACAATTAGATGGAGAAATTCATTAGAAATTAAAAAGAACGGGAATTATATTTATACTTGTATTATTGAAGATAATGGAATTGGAATAAGTGAAGAATTCCAAAAAAATATGATGTATAAATCATTTACTCAAGAATATAATAAATTACTTAATAATAAAGGCGGAACAGGATTAGGTTTATCCATAACTAAAAAAATATTAGATAATATAAATGGGACTATTGAATGTATTTCAGAAATAAATAAAGGAACAAAATTTATAATAACTATTCCTTTTGAAAGGGCAAACAAAAGTGAAGCTTTAAAGTTAAAGGAAGAAAGTGAAAAGATAGAAACTAGTTTAAAAAATAAAAAGATATTAATTTGTGAAGATATTGAAATTAATAGATTAATACTTACAAAAATTTTAAATAGTTTAGGAATAATAGTAGAAGAAGCTGAAGACGGGAAAATAGCAGTTGAAAAGGCAAAAAAAAATAAATATGATGGGATACTTATGGATATTAGAATGCCTGTTATGGATGGATTAGAAGCAGCTAGAAAAATAAGAGAATTTAATACAGAAATTCCGATTATAGCTATTTCAGCCAATGTTTCTGAAGAGGATATAATTAAGTCTTTAGATTCAGGAATGGATGGTCATCTAGGTAAACCTATTGAAAAAAATAAATTAAAAAATATTTTAAAAAAATATTTAAAATAA
- the secG gene encoding preprotein translocase subunit SecG encodes MESLLTVLLFIFALALIILVIIQPDRSHGMSGSMGMGGSNTVFGVSKDGGPLAKATKVVAVLFIITALLLYLYSSR; translated from the coding sequence ATGGAAAGTTTATTAACAGTGCTATTATTTATTTTTGCACTAGCATTGATAATTTTAGTTATTATTCAGCCTGATAGAAGTCATGGAATGTCAGGAAGTATGGGAATGGGAGGATCTAATACAGTTTTTGGAGTATCTAAAGATGGTGGTCCTTTAGCAAAAGCTACAAAAGTTGTAGCAGTATTATTTATAATTACAGCACTTTTATTGTATCTATACTCATCAAGATAA
- a CDS encoding replication-associated recombination protein A, translating to MKIKMQNLFQNNYENVKPLSMKLRPKVLEEFIGQKNLIGENKILTNIIKSGNISNMILFGPPGCGKSSLGEIISNEINCNIENINATTASLNDIREIVVKAKKEIELYNKRTVLFLDEIHRFNKMQQDALLSYTETGVLILIGATTENPYHNINNALLSRCLVFEFKALNRNEIKEVLVRGEKYLNKELPSKIEEIILDISNGDSRIALNYLELYVNNSNNENSENIEEIFAKRKASFHKEEDKYNIISAMIKSIRGSDPDAALYWMGRLLYGGEDPRYIARRLVISASEDIGMANPEALLMANAAYASSEKIGMPEVRIILAHVVVYLAISSKSNSCYNGINSVLENIKAGDMQEVPINIKDKNIGYKYPHDYEGNFVHQKYMNKHKEYYKPGNNKYENQIREKLDRLWKKR from the coding sequence ATGAAAATTAAAATGCAAAACTTATTTCAGAATAATTATGAAAATGTAAAACCACTTTCAATGAAATTAAGACCTAAAGTTTTGGAAGAATTTATAGGACAAAAAAATTTAATTGGAGAAAATAAAATCCTTACTAATATTATAAAAAGTGGGAATATTAGTAATATGATATTATTTGGACCACCAGGTTGTGGTAAGAGTTCTTTAGGTGAAATAATTTCAAATGAAATAAATTGTAATATAGAAAATATTAATGCAACTACAGCTAGTCTAAATGATATTAGAGAAATAGTAGTTAAGGCCAAAAAAGAAATAGAACTATATAATAAAAGGACAGTTTTATTTTTAGACGAGATACATAGATTTAATAAAATGCAGCAAGATGCATTGCTTTCATATACTGAAACAGGTGTGCTGATTTTAATTGGAGCAACTACAGAAAATCCATACCATAATATTAATAACGCTCTTCTTTCAAGATGTTTAGTTTTTGAATTTAAAGCTCTTAACAGAAATGAAATAAAAGAAGTTTTAGTAAGAGGAGAAAAATATTTAAATAAAGAACTTCCTAGTAAAATAGAAGAAATCATATTAGATATTTCAAATGGAGATAGTAGAATAGCTTTAAATTATTTAGAACTTTACGTAAATAATTCTAATAATGAAAATAGTGAAAATATAGAGGAAATATTTGCTAAAAGAAAGGCTTCTTTTCATAAGGAAGAAGATAAATATAATATAATTTCTGCAATGATAAAAAGTATAAGAGGAAGTGATCCAGATGCAGCTCTTTACTGGATGGGTAGACTTTTATATGGTGGAGAAGATCCAAGGTACATAGCTAGAAGGTTAGTTATTTCAGCTAGTGAAGATATAGGGATGGCTAATCCAGAAGCTTTATTAATGGCAAATGCAGCCTATGCAAGTTCTGAAAAAATAGGAATGCCTGAGGTAAGAATAATTCTTGCTCACGTAGTTGTATATTTAGCAATTTCAAGTAAAAGCAATTCATGCTATAATGGAATAAATTCTGTTTTAGAAAATATTAAGGCAGGGGATATGCAAGAAGTTCCTATAAATATAAAGGATAAAAATATTGGATATAAATATCCTCATGATTATGAAGGAAATTTTGTACATCAAAAATATATGAATAAACACAAGGAATATTATAAACCAGGAAACAATAAGTATGAGAATCAAATTAGAGAAAAACTAGATAGATTATGGAAAAAAAGATAA
- the hisS gene encoding histidine--tRNA ligase yields the protein MKLIKAVRGTKDIFGETGAKYAYIHRIVEELFNSYGYSLIKTPIFEETDLFKRGIGEATDVVEKEMYTFKDRGDRSLTLRPEGTASVVRAYLENKIYAKEDLSKFYYMGSMFRYERPQAGRQREFNQVGVEVLGEASPILDAEVISMGYHLLEKLGITDLEVNINSIGGNESRTKYRQALIDYLLPAKEELCEDCKRRLETNPLRVLDCKNETCKKYTENAPSIIDSLSIEEKEHYETVKKYLTMYNVPFVENPKLVRGLDYYSSTVFEIVTNKLGSQGTVLGGGRYDNLLTQLGNKDIPAFGFAAGVERMMMLLGDMKQKETDAYVIWLGEESQEYAMKTADALRKSGVKLAIDFNKKGMKSHMKKAEKLDVNYVIIIGEDEIKNQTLVVKNFNDRTQEELTLEQTIEKLKK from the coding sequence ATGAAATTAATAAAAGCAGTTAGAGGAACAAAGGATATTTTTGGAGAAACAGGTGCGAAATATGCTTATATTCATAGAATAGTTGAAGAATTATTTAATTCTTATGGTTATTCATTAATAAAAACTCCTATATTTGAAGAAACAGATCTTTTCAAAAGAGGTATAGGAGAGGCAACTGACGTTGTTGAAAAAGAAATGTACACATTCAAAGATAGAGGAGACAGAAGCCTTACTTTAAGACCAGAAGGAACAGCTTCAGTTGTAAGAGCATATTTAGAAAATAAAATTTATGCTAAAGAAGATTTATCTAAATTTTATTACATGGGGTCAATGTTCAGATATGAAAGACCTCAAGCAGGAAGACAAAGAGAATTTAATCAAGTTGGAGTTGAAGTTTTAGGAGAAGCTTCTCCTATTTTAGATGCAGAAGTAATTTCAATGGGTTATCATTTACTTGAAAAATTAGGGATTACAGATTTAGAAGTAAATATAAATTCAATTGGAGGAAATGAATCTCGTACTAAATATAGACAAGCTTTAATTGATTATTTATTACCAGCTAAGGAAGAATTATGTGAGGATTGTAAAAGAAGACTTGAAACAAATCCTTTAAGAGTTTTAGATTGTAAAAATGAAACTTGTAAAAAATATACAGAAAATGCACCTAGCATAATAGATTCTTTATCAATAGAAGAAAAAGAACATTATGAAACAGTAAAAAAATATTTAACTATGTATAATGTTCCATTTGTTGAAAATCCGAAATTAGTAAGAGGATTAGATTACTATTCTAGTACAGTATTTGAAATAGTAACTAATAAATTAGGATCTCAAGGAACAGTTCTAGGTGGTGGAAGATATGATAATCTTTTAACACAATTAGGTAATAAAGATATACCAGCATTTGGTTTTGCAGCTGGAGTAGAAAGAATGATGATGCTTCTTGGTGATATGAAACAAAAAGAAACTGATGCTTATGTTATTTGGTTAGGAGAGGAATCTCAAGAATATGCTATGAAAACAGCTGATGCTTTAAGAAAATCAGGAGTTAAATTAGCCATTGACTTTAATAAAAAAGGTATGAAAAGTCATATGAAAAAAGCTGAGAAATTAGATGTAAATTATGTTATCATAATAGGTGAAGATGAAATTAAAAATCAAACTCTTGTAGTTAAGAATTTTAATGATAGAACACAAGAAGAATTAACATTAGAACAAACAATAGAGAAGTTAAAAAAATAA
- the aspS gene encoding aspartate--tRNA ligase, producing the protein MIYRSHNLGELRQEDIGKKVILSGWVSTKRDLGGLTFIDLRDREGITQVVFDIDVASKEVVETAQKLKTESVIKVEGEVRERYSKNMNIPTGEIEVFATEITVLNNCETLPFQMTDEGLNENIRLKYRYLDLRRPEMINNLKMRHKMIMAIRNYMDSKGFMDVDTPVLTKSTPEGARDFLVPCRINPGDFYALPQSPQIFKQLLMIAGVEKYFQIAKCFRDEDLRADRQPEFTQLDIEMSFVELKDVIEEIEGLAKTVFSAVTGEKADYDFPRLEWIDAMERFGSDKPDTRFGVELKDISEISRNCGFKAFKSTVENGGMVKAVVAPGVAEKFSRKILGEYEDYAKTYFNAKGMAWIKLTEEGVKSPIAKFFSEEEMNAIIEKTEAKVGDVIMIIADKAKVVYAALGALRLKIGKELNLYNKDDFNFLWVVNFPMFEYDEDEGRYKAEHHPFTSIMEEDMEKFLAGDMNIRTNTYDLVLNGSEIGGGSIRIHNPEVQAKVFEKLGLTPEKAKEKFGFFIDAFKFGAPPHGGLAFGIDRWLMVMLKEESIRDVIPFPKTNKGQCLMTEAPNKVDESQLEELYVSSTYVEDETSSK; encoded by the coding sequence ATGATATACAGAAGTCATAATCTAGGAGAACTTAGACAGGAAGATATAGGTAAGAAAGTTATATTATCTGGATGGGTTTCTACAAAAAGGGACTTAGGAGGATTAACTTTTATAGACTTAAGAGATAGAGAGGGGATTACTCAAGTAGTATTTGATATAGATGTTGCTTCAAAGGAAGTTGTTGAAACAGCTCAAAAATTAAAAACAGAATCAGTAATTAAAGTAGAAGGTGAAGTTAGAGAAAGATATAGTAAAAATATGAATATTCCTACAGGGGAAATTGAAGTTTTTGCTACAGAAATTACAGTTTTAAACAACTGCGAAACTCTACCTTTCCAAATGACAGATGAAGGATTAAATGAAAATATCAGATTAAAATATAGATATTTAGATTTAAGAAGACCTGAAATGATAAATAATTTAAAAATGAGACATAAAATGATTATGGCCATTAGAAATTATATGGATTCAAAGGGATTCATGGATGTTGATACACCAGTATTAACTAAATCAACTCCAGAAGGAGCTAGAGATTTTTTAGTTCCTTGTAGAATTAATCCAGGAGATTTTTATGCATTACCTCAATCTCCACAAATATTTAAACAATTATTAATGATAGCTGGAGTAGAAAAATATTTCCAAATAGCTAAATGTTTTAGAGATGAAGATTTAAGAGCAGATAGACAACCTGAATTTACTCAACTTGATATAGAAATGTCTTTTGTTGAGTTAAAAGATGTTATTGAAGAAATAGAAGGACTTGCTAAAACAGTATTTTCTGCTGTAACAGGGGAAAAAGCAGATTATGATTTCCCTAGATTAGAGTGGATAGATGCAATGGAAAGATTTGGATCTGACAAACCTGATACAAGATTTGGTGTTGAATTAAAAGATATCTCTGAAATTTCAAGAAATTGTGGATTTAAAGCATTTAAATCAACTGTTGAAAATGGAGGAATGGTTAAAGCAGTAGTAGCTCCAGGAGTTGCAGAAAAATTCTCTAGAAAAATTTTAGGGGAATATGAAGATTATGCAAAAACTTATTTTAATGCTAAAGGAATGGCTTGGATAAAACTTACTGAAGAGGGAGTTAAATCTCCAATTGCTAAATTCTTTAGTGAAGAAGAAATGAATGCAATAATAGAAAAAACAGAAGCTAAAGTTGGAGATGTAATAATGATAATTGCTGATAAAGCAAAAGTAGTTTACGCAGCTTTAGGTGCATTAAGATTAAAAATAGGAAAAGAATTAAATTTATATAATAAAGATGACTTTAACTTCTTATGGGTTGTTAACTTCCCAATGTTTGAATATGATGAAGATGAAGGAAGATATAAAGCTGAACACCATCCCTTTACTTCAATAATGGAAGAAGATATGGAAAAATTCCTAGCAGGAGATATGAACATAAGAACAAATACTTATGACTTAGTATTAAATGGTAGTGAAATTGGTGGAGGAAGTATAAGAATACATAATCCTGAAGTTCAAGCTAAAGTATTTGAAAAATTAGGATTAACTCCAGAAAAAGCTAAAGAAAAATTTGGCTTCTTCATAGATGCCTTTAAATTTGGAGCACCACCTCATGGAGGACTTGCTTTTGGAATTGATAGATGGTTAATGGTAATGCTTAAAGAAGAATCTATAAGAGATGTAATACCATTCCCTAAAACAAACAAAGGACAGTGTTTAATGACAGAAGCACCAAATAAAGTTGATGAAAGTCAATTAGAGGAATTATATGTATCATCTACATACGTTGAAGATGAAACAAGTTCTAAATAA
- the argS gene encoding arginine--tRNA ligase encodes MLRIEKYIEEIFMQTIKTLYGEKELRPIEISIATNEKFGDFQTNFAMMNSKIIGGNPRKIAESIVEAMEENEIIERLEIAGPGFINIFLKDSYLGKYISKMTTENFDFQELDKTGEVLIEYSSPNIAKRMHIGHLRSTIIGDSIKRIFKFLGYTTVSDNHIGDWGTQFGKLIIGYHKWLDRAAYEKNPIEELERVYVKFSQESESQPELEDQARAELKKLQDGDEENYKLWQEFIKVSLDEYNKLYNRMDISFDTYYGESFYHPIMPKVVKELEDKGIAVEDQGAKVVFFDEKENLFPCIVQKKDGAYLYSTSDIATVKYRKDNYNLNRMIYLTDERQQDHFRQFFKITEMLGWEVEKVHLWFGIMRFADGIFSTRKGNVIRLEQLLDEAKKKALEIIKEKNPDLPEDEKENIAEVVGVGSIKYADLSQNKQSPIIFEWDKILSFEGNTAPYLQYSYARIQSILRKAKKLGKEVNENQEILIKDKAERALSTFLTLFPTMVLKSGENYKPNLVTDYLFELAKKFNTFYNACPILNQDDDLLESRLLLIDRVAKTLKDGLDLLGIKTVDRM; translated from the coding sequence ATGTTAAGAATAGAAAAATACATTGAAGAAATATTTATGCAAACTATAAAGACGCTTTATGGTGAAAAAGAGTTAAGACCTATTGAAATTTCAATAGCAACTAATGAAAAATTTGGAGATTTTCAAACAAACTTTGCTATGATGAATTCAAAAATTATAGGAGGAAATCCTAGAAAGATTGCTGAAAGCATAGTTGAAGCAATGGAAGAAAATGAAATAATAGAAAGATTAGAAATTGCAGGGCCTGGTTTTATAAATATATTTTTGAAGGATTCTTATCTAGGAAAATATATATCTAAAATGACAACTGAAAATTTTGATTTTCAAGAGCTTGATAAAACAGGTGAAGTTTTAATAGAGTATTCATCACCTAATATAGCAAAAAGAATGCACATAGGTCATTTAAGATCAACAATAATTGGAGATTCAATTAAAAGAATATTTAAGTTTTTAGGTTATACTACAGTTTCAGATAATCATATTGGTGATTGGGGAACTCAGTTTGGAAAATTGATTATAGGTTATCATAAATGGTTAGATAGAGCTGCCTATGAAAAAAATCCAATTGAGGAATTAGAAAGAGTTTATGTTAAATTTTCTCAAGAAAGTGAATCTCAACCTGAATTAGAAGATCAAGCTAGAGCAGAACTTAAAAAACTTCAAGATGGAGATGAAGAAAACTATAAATTATGGCAAGAATTTATTAAAGTTTCTTTAGATGAATATAATAAACTATATAATAGAATGGATATTTCTTTTGATACTTATTATGGAGAATCTTTCTACCATCCAATAATGCCAAAAGTTGTAAAAGAATTAGAAGATAAAGGAATAGCTGTTGAAGATCAAGGAGCAAAGGTTGTATTCTTTGATGAAAAAGAAAACTTATTCCCATGTATTGTTCAGAAAAAAGATGGAGCTTATTTATATTCAACTTCTGATATAGCAACAGTAAAATATAGAAAAGATAATTATAATTTAAATAGAATGATATACTTAACAGATGAAAGACAACAAGATCATTTCAGACAATTCTTTAAAATAACAGAAATGCTTGGATGGGAAGTTGAAAAAGTACATCTTTGGTTTGGAATAATGAGATTTGCTGATGGGATTTTCTCTACAAGAAAAGGAAACGTAATAAGATTAGAACAATTATTAGATGAAGCTAAGAAAAAAGCTCTTGAAATAATTAAAGAAAAAAATCCAGATTTACCTGAAGATGAAAAAGAAAATATAGCTGAAGTTGTTGGTGTAGGATCAATTAAATATGCTGACCTTTCTCAAAATAAACAAAGTCCAATAATATTTGAATGGGATAAGATTTTAAGCTTTGAAGGAAATACAGCACCTTACTTACAATATTCTTATGCAAGAATTCAGTCTATTTTAAGAAAAGCTAAAAAATTAGGTAAAGAAGTAAATGAAAATCAAGAAATTTTAATAAAAGATAAAGCAGAAAGAGCTTTATCAACTTTCTTAACTTTATTCCCAACTATGGTATTAAAGTCTGGAGAAAATTATAAACCAAACTTAGTTACAGATTATTTATTTGAATTAGCTAAGAAATTTAACACATTCTATAATGCTTGTCCAATATTAAATCAAGATGATGATCTTTTAGAATCAAGACTTTTATTAATAGATAGAGTTGCAAAAACTTTAAAAGATGGATTAGATTTATTAGGAATAAAAACTGTAGATAGAATGTAA
- a CDS encoding histidinol-phosphatase HisJ family protein — protein MYKVDYHIHTEFSGDSKENIESMIKRAIELGLSEIAITDHLEYDLLYIDWDKWTINLDAYKETVLSLQKKYKNKIIIKFGIELGVQPQTKDYLEAIVDKYDFDFVIASNHSIDKIDLACGILQKDKTRYEVQNLYFETVLKNIETYDKFNVFGHLDYVTRYGGSEFDGMDLEEHRDIITKILKTLISKGKGLEINTSGYRYGEDRVYPRIEILKKYFELGGEIITIGSDAHIRDHVFKDMDKAYEILEKLGVDYITTFDKMKPVLKKIN, from the coding sequence ATGTATAAAGTAGATTATCATATACATACTGAATTTTCAGGAGATTCAAAAGAAAATATAGAAAGTATGATAAAAAGAGCTATTGAATTAGGATTGTCTGAAATTGCTATAACTGATCATTTAGAATATGATTTGTTGTATATTGACTGGGATAAATGGACTATCAACTTAGATGCTTATAAAGAAACAGTATTAAGTTTACAAAAAAAATATAAAAATAAGATAATTATAAAATTTGGTATTGAACTAGGAGTACAACCTCAGACAAAGGATTATTTAGAAGCTATTGTTGATAAATATGATTTTGATTTTGTAATAGCTTCTAATCATTCTATAGATAAGATTGATTTGGCTTGTGGAATTTTACAAAAAGATAAGACGAGATATGAAGTTCAAAATTTATATTTTGAAACAGTATTAAAAAATATAGAAACTTATGATAAATTTAATGTCTTTGGTCATTTAGATTATGTTACTAGATATGGTGGCAGTGAATTTGATGGAATGGATTTAGAAGAACATAGGGATATAATCACAAAAATACTAAAGACTTTAATCTCTAAGGGGAAAGGTCTTGAAATTAATACTTCAGGATATAGATATGGTGAAGATAGAGTTTACCCAAGAATTGAAATATTAAAAAAATATTTTGAATTAGGGGGGGAAATTATAACTATAGGATCAGATGCTCATATAAGAGATCATGTTTTTAAAGATATGGATAAGGCCTATGAAATACTTGAAAAGTTAGGAGTAGATTATATAACAACTTTTGATAAAATGAAGCCTGTATTAAAAAAAATAAATTAA